AAACGGAACAAGGCAATATTTTAATGGAAAGCACAAAATCAGTTTACTCCACAATAAGAAAGatgatgatgaaatgaaatgaaaagagagTTCCACACGAGGATACTGACTGAGGTACTGGGACACTTAATGAAAACTTTCACCACAAAAAAGTTGACAAAGTACTATAATCTGTTGGGGATGGCAGCTGTCTTTGAAAAGGTAGTGAAGGCTCTGGCCACACCACCCTGAATGTGCTGGATCTCATCTGAAAACGTGATGAAAACGATGGATTCTTCCAAGAAAATTGCACATATCTACAAAGTTTGGAGAGTCTACCACCTCCTGAAACCTATTCATGAACCACCATGGGCCAGTCATTAAGAATCTCaatcaagattaaaaaaagaatcctggttaagaaatattatttcagCATGATAATCACTTGTACAGAAATGATGCTTAGATAAGGATGTGGGTGGTTGTAATATTGAGTTATAACATTTTgcatagatattttttctttttaaattgctcaGACTATTCTCCATAACAATTGTGCAAATCTTTGAAGCTGAAGTTTATTCCACTAAAAGATAATTCAACCACCATAtcttaaatgttaaataatgCGTAGAATCAAGTATCCCAAAGTCAACTCAGTGAACATTCAAATTGAAAACTCCTTGTTTTAAGCTTGATATCAATACCATTATGAAGTTCACAAGATAATCAGAAGGAAGACTATTTAGGTACtgctaatttgatttttttttttaaattgaaattggCAAACATTCTATCCAATCTAAGCTATGGTCTGTCTTCTGTACAACTTTATCATTAGGCATCTTTCATCTAAATAATTCAGTAAAATATTAATGAGTCTTTGCTTttctaccaaatatctcttctctCTGTACCACAGAATCCAGAAATAATTAGTGGGAAATTCAGCTTGAGTAGTTTTCCTTGGTCAGATAGGTCTCTAGAGAGAGGTGTGCTAAGCAAAGGGAAAAGCTCTTATTTACGTCCTAAATATAAACAGCTCTTTATTCACTGAGGCCATTCTTTGCACTGTAATAATGCTAGTGCAGAAAACTCTCTTCTCCGAAATCTATTCCATATCTGATATCTGATGCCAACCCCTATAGTGATAAAGGCCACAGACACAAATCCAGAAGCACCGAATCTAAACAGTCAGTCCTGAGAGGTCTCTCTGGTTGGTTTCTTTTCCCTGTTGCCATTCATCAGAGGACGAGTTTACCAACAGCCATCGACCAAGCACATCCAAACTGGATCCAGGCCAAGAGCAAGCAGCATTGTTGAAATCTGGGCAGCAAGGTGGAAGGGTGGCCAGGGCGTCAGCTGGATGAAAACATGCGGGGACTGCTGGGCAGCAGCTGGAAGAAGTTTGGACATGCTGGCCGGGAGACATACGAGTGGTTAACCAGCGAGCCCAGTCCGCCTCTCTTGGAGACCCAGCTGCAGGTCTGTACTTATGACTTAAGTCTTTTCTTCCCCAAAACATCTTCATCAGTTTTAAAATCAACAATACCTATGGTTTTAGGATCTTAAAACGTAGTGGCAGCAATTTTGTCTTAcagctataacaaaaatatgaattCACTGATTGGCTTGGTCTAAAGGCAATAATTTGAAAGTTATACTTTTTGGACAAGGTTATACTTTTACATTCAAGTAAAACTTGGCACACCTGTATCCTCCTAAGAACCCTTGATATCTGAAATATGTGGAAGAACACCTGAAACCAGGGGTCAACAGAAGTGTTACAACGGAAAAGCCTCGGTGTTACAACTTCGTTCTTTGCTCAGAGTGCAATGtctacatatacaaaaataagagCCTCTCTTTGGTCCTGGCTGTGTATTAACCACTGTTTTTAAGTGTTAGCAGAAACCATGCATCTTACTTCAGGTAAGACAGCAGGGGGTTAAAGAGATTTTGTCTCTCACTAAGAAATGCAGCAGCTGCTTTTGCTTTGCCTGGCAAATCACCGGTGCAGTCTCCGTAGGAGGCAGCATTAAGGACAAATATTTGTACAAATCTAAAACCTaagaattaattttataatcagaGGAGAAATGAGTGACACTGCTGACAAcccaagaaagaaggaaatcaaactattttcttgctttctggaAAACCAACTGGTGAGATTAGTATTTAAGTTCTCCAAAaccacattttacagaaaaaatacataaatatatattgatatggATATTGAGATATCCTTTAGCAGTTACACCTTTAATTGGACATTTCTTGAAAATATCCCCTGAACAACAAATCCCTTTAgccaatataaaataaacatcagaaaaacattaaaagttaaaaaaataactttgaggCGGGTGAGCAAATTAGGATTTTTGACTAAAAAAGACATCctttccacattaaaaaaaatccaacaatttTAAGCAACAtatcataaataattaaataagcaaattaaGGATATTGTAATGAATTTGTCCGATAGCTCTGGGCTTCTCTTAACTGGAAAAGtcctttgtctcaaaaaattgtCCTAGTTTGCTGTATAAAAGTCTTCTAATGCCACTTTCTATGTGGACAAATTTAAATCAGCCAAAGGAAGTACTGATTACAGCAGGGACTGTGGTATTTCTCCTTTCCCGAATTTTTGCAACTAGTATTGAGAATACCTTAAGTAGCATAACTATAAACAAAGAATCTGTAACATAAAACCTTTTAAATAGAACATCAAGTATCTCTATATTCTATGCCTACTAACTATCTAGGATATAAGAGAGAATTTAAAATTGATGGCCACAACTGATCAGAAACTGTTATCATCCATATTATTgatagagaatgaaataaaaatagattatgaAAAATTGTCTATGCTTATCAAGGTTGAAATACTAAAAGAGATAATAGCCAAAGTTATTATTGAATTATTAAGCTAGTATAAGCTATTAAGCTATTATTTAAgccttaaaaatgttaaaactttttttggtgATTCAtctagagagaaaaaacaaattatagttAAAATGTTTTTACTCCAACTTGATTTCTTAATAATTGTAGCAAATTTATGAGTTCATCTACTCTTACAGTTTTTGTAATCAAAGTCCTTACTATGTCACAACAGATTTTAAGTTAATAATTCTGATATCAAATTAGATTTTATGTAAGAAACAGAAGGAATTTATCATTTAGAACAGTCACATATATAAACCATgagactttttttctgaaaatatgtatttattaaaatataaatttagttaTGCCAGATTTTATTTTCTGGCCTTACCAATACATTTTCGATTTCTCtgattatctttaatattttaggTTTAGTAAACTTGACCGTTCAAGTCACTGAGATATATAAGTACTATCACCAAGTGCTTTATGCACTTTAATTCATTTACTTCTCATGTTAACCCTTGATAACAATGTTATTAattccatttcacagaggagaaagCCTAGGCCCAGAGAAGGCAAGTGAACAGTCCAGAACATCATAGGAATTCAAACACAGAGCTGTCAACCCCCAGAGATGATGCTCTGCTTCTCGAGAATActatttttatgttctttaagCTAAAATATCTTAATTCATATCTTACCAAGGACAAAATATctggaaatataaatattaaataaaccaTCTAATTTCAAGTCAAAACCACATACATAGTTGTAAAGTCTTTAGGGAATAACAAAAGATTATACAAACATCTAGCATTATAAAATGCTAGCTAGATAAACCAGTCTTTTAAGAGGTCATGACCAGCAAAACATGTGTCCTTTCCACCAAAATAAAGGAGTGAACCTCATCTCTCATAGTTTATtagggtggtttttttttttttttcctttttttttgagacagagtctcgctttgtcgcccaggctggagtgaagtggcacgatctcggctcactgcaaacctccacctcctgagttcaagtgattctcctgtctcagcctcccagtagctaggattacaggtgcccaccaccacattcagctaatttttttggtatttttagtagaaatggggttttaccatgttggccaggctggtttcaaactcccgacctcaagtgatcctcccatctcagcctcccaaagtgctgggattacaggcgtgagccactgggcctggcctaggttttcttttaaataagtaAAGAACTTAATattctgtttgcttattttaaacataattacaaagctttaaaatattttcttttcccccatAGTAGATACTAACATTTACACTTGTTACTATGTGCTTTATAAAAGAGAGAAACTTTTTAACACTTCATTATTTCTTAGTAGCCTTATTAAAGGCAGTCTCTGTGCATTAggaacagtattttttttaaccttacttTCCTACTTTGCTGTTTAAGCATCATTTCATGCTTATTGTATTATTTCTGCCATCAGGAGCCATTATCATTTCTGTGAGCTAATATTATAAAATCAATACCTTTTAGGTTGCCCAAGAATTCATCTGTaattctttgtctttaaaaaggtaaaatgtttgcatatttatcctacaaattttacaaaaacaaatttaaagaatttttaaaatctcattcatCATAAGCACCAACTATCAAATCCAAATTCAGTTATTTACATTTGACATGCATGTAATTTTTACATGTGATGTGAACACATAATGAGATTTTGTTCCAGAATTAAAGGATTTAAGTGAGTCCCACATGATCCGTTAGTGGCAATAAATCATAATTGCTCTCATTctaaataagtacataaatagtAAGAATTTTCATTCAAGAAAATGAATAGCAGACCTACCAACTGAaacttatttcaatatttttacttttgtggaAATGTTGTAAGACCTAATCAACGTATACTTTTTGACATTCTGAATTCACACTTTATTGTGTGAATTAACATTATTTCATATAGGCTTAAGCTCACTGGCATAAGtaaataacagtgatttttagaGTGAGTAATaatagaaagaagaatgaaagatcAGAGGGAATTTCAGGACCTTAGAAATGCGAGGCCTTGGCCGTGGcttatgcgtgtaatcccagcactttgggaggccaaggtgggtggatcacatgaggtcaggagtttgagaccatcctggccaacatggcgaaaccccatctctactaaaaatacaaaaattagccaggcgtgatggtgcatgcctgtaattccagctactcaggaggttgaggcaggagaattgcttgaacccagggtggtggaggttgcagtgagccgagattgcaccactgcactccagcctgggcgacagagcaagactgtgtctcaaaaaaaaaaaaaaaaaaaaaggaaaaagaaaaaagaaaagaaatgcgaGGCCTTCTTTCCACATCTCCTAACTGGGCTTCCTTCCCTAACTCCAGGGCACCCAGTGGGTGAGCTCCACCCAGGAGGATGTGGAGCCCTTCCTGTGCATCCTTCTACCAGCCACTATCCTGCTCTTCCTGGCCTTTCTGCTGTTGTTCCTGTACCGTCGCTGCAAGTCCCCGCCACCCCAGGGGCAGGTGTTCAGCATTGACCTACCAGAGCACCCACCTGCAGAAGAGGTGACAGACCtcctgcctggcctggcctggggcaGTGAGAACTTCCCCTACTCCCCATTGCCCCCGGAGGCCACTCTTCCCTCCCAGTGTTTACCGCCCTCCTACGAGGAGGCCACCAGAAATCCTCCTGGGGAGGAGGCCCGGGGATGCAGTCCTTCAGTATGAAGAGGGCTCACATGGACTGGAAGGGCAAAAATAAACTGCTCTTGGGAATCATATAAAACATAGCTCTCCACCTTTAACAGAGCGCCCatgagaagagggagaagggCCCCTAGACACAAGAAGCTGCTATTCATTGGCCAACCTCTGCCAATGGAGCACTTCAAGCTGAGGGCAAAGCTTGACAAATGCCAATCTAGTTAACCTATTTTCACATTCCTTAGGGAAAAGTTCCCCAGGTTCTTCTAAAGATGACTACACTCTCCTAAAATGTATAATACTcctgagaaaaaaaggaaagttctaTGTGAGTtgaaaaaaaacactgaattacTAATGAGCAAAGGAACGGACTCTGaagggcaagaaaaaaaaattctggaccAGCCAAAGGTAACTACTTTTGCCACCAAAAATAAC
This is a stretch of genomic DNA from Rhinopithecus roxellana isolate Shanxi Qingling chromosome 4, ASM756505v1, whole genome shotgun sequence. It encodes these proteins:
- the SMIM28 gene encoding small integral membrane protein 28, encoding MRGLLGSSWKKFGHAGRETYEWLTSEPSPPLLETQLQGTQWVSSTQEDVEPFLCILLPATILLFLAFLLLFLYRRCKSPPPQGQVFSIDLPEHPPAEEVTDLLPGLAWGSENFPYSPLPPEATLPSQCLPPSYEEATRNPPGEEARGCSPSV